From one Dermacentor andersoni chromosome 1, qqDerAnde1_hic_scaffold, whole genome shotgun sequence genomic stretch:
- the LOC126543232 gene encoding uncharacterized protein → MFSAPKVLSAPGRGAAQASASSNDYRVVLPRLPTGKLVADSIFLHADLSGRPYRAQDFRDALRNVIDLKEISSIGQFQMSHVWMVTCKSSITKSKLVTCGELSVKGRRCLVIDPEPTEVKMKLLWLPERLEDDYIRDALQAYGKVKSISVESWRVSEMEQMRTLNRDVVLTLADGVGVGDVPHLLHVCGVQSLVLIPGRPPLCLRCNKVGHIRRNCRTPRCEACRRFGHTDEECVVTYADKLRHRTRPPEESLQEHIMDVTEVLDATGDVHSCADTSCASKAPLHVKENDIAELPVEKESTEEKEAPATTQPVAAQPANETAADDSSAAPKHLNTLGTL, encoded by the exons ATGTTCTCCGCTCCAAAGGTTTTATCGGCCCCTGGCCGAGGTGCTGCTCaggcttcagccagcagcaatgaCTACCGTGTTGTGTTACCCCGTCTTCCTACCGGTAAGCTGGTTGCGGACTCcattttcctgcatgctgacttaagtggtcgaccgtacagagcccaagacttcagagacgcccttcggaacgttattgacctgaaggaaataagttccatcggacaatttcagatgtcgcacgtGTGGATGGTGACGTGCAAATCATCAATTACAAAATCAAAGCTAGTCACGTGCGGAGAATTATCCGTAAAAGGTAGACGCTGCCTTGTTATTGACCCCGAGCCCACGGAAGTAAAAATGAAGCTTTTATGGCTTCCTGAGCGTTTGGAAGACGATTACATTCGAGATGCGctccaggcttacgggaaagTGAAGTCCATATCAGTAGAAAGCTGGAGAGTATCGGAAATGGAGCAAATGCGCACCctcaatcgtgacgtggtgtTGACTCTTGCCGATGGAGTCGGCGTGGGCGACGTTCCGCATCTGCTACACGTTTGTGGAGTGCAGAGCCTTGTATTGATCCCAGGCCGGCCCCCGCTTTGTCTCCGCTGTAACAAGGTTGGACacattcgtcgaaactgcagaaccccacgttgtgAAGCCTGCCGACGCTTTGGTCACACAGATGAAGAATGTGTTGTGACATACGCCGACAAGTTACGGCACAGGACAAGGCCTCCAGAAGAAAGCTTGCAGGAACACATAATGGATGTTACTGAGGTTCTCGATGCAACGGGAGACGTTCACTCTTGCGCGGATACCAGCTGTGCCAGTAAGGCCCCTCTACATGTTAAAGAGAATGACATCGCAGAACTGCCCGTGGAAAAGGAAAGTACCGAAGAGAAAGAAGCGCCCGCTACCACGCAGCCAGTTGCCGCCCAGCCAGCGAATGAGACAGCCGCTGATGACTCATCTGCTGCACCGAAGCACCTCAACAC cttgggaactctttaa
- the LOC140215227 gene encoding uncharacterized protein produces MSPLLFALYLEPLCLSVIQSSYIHGFNILGHEVKVLAYADDLAFFCTDKSSVEKVVSTIEEFGSVSGARMNSAKSLGLWFGSWCYTPEQFAGVNWTGVPPKYLGVPLDAYKLSAHYWKEQVSALQSYAQTFVPHRLSIFGKAEACNKFLATKIYYVLQVIHCARLYIQRFHRIFATFVWSSTFEPMRRDNIFRPVSEGGLGLVHLYVRQIVSRFFFFRDTSHPILRSFMQVTLVNALPDLIVSSNFSSRLCLWGFMQEVYLAIRFLTVRFSTEYLYFASRETLYKDLLCMLFPPPCYRSLYIQWPGHDVLKRVRKMYVSPCCKTFFYKLHSETIPVKTWLQKKGIFVSSVNCRLCDVPETIEHCFISCTDAILFWDVLQRTLQKDFHINAHTVRYLLPTADNSAPFDMFFLIGMHSLWKTRMMDRNAETVVPTRVNFIQMTLHLKQVYDELDTQPDWYPILVRCLSLPPF; encoded by the coding sequence atgtccccattactattcgccctttatctggaaccgctatgcttaagcgttattcagtcgagttacatccatggcttcaatatactgggtcatgaagtaaaagtcttagcttatgcagatgatttagcgttcttctgcacggataagtcgagtgttgaaaaggtagtatcaacaatagaggaatttggcagcgtatcaggagcacgaatgaactccgcaaaaagcttaggcttatggtttggctcatggtgctatacaccagaacagtttgcaggcgttaattggaccggtgtcccgccaaagtatctcggcgtgccgctagacgcatataaattaagcgcacactattggaaagaacaagtttcggccctgcaaagttacgcccagacattcgttccacaccgactttctatttttgggaaagccgaggcctgcaataagttcttggcaacaaaaatttactatgtattgcaagttatacattgtgccaggctctacatccaacgctttcaccgaatctttgcaaccttcgtatggtcttcaacttttgagcccatgaggcgagacaatattttcaggcccgttagtgaaggtgggctgggtttagtgcatctttatgtgcggcaaatagtgtctcgtttcttcttttttcgcgatacatcgcatcctatacttcggtcattcatgcaagtcacacttgttaatgcgttacccgACTTAATTGTTTCTTcgaatttttcttcgcgtttatgcttgtggggattcatgcaagaagtttacttggcgattcgtttcctgacagttcggttttccactgaatacttgtactttGCGTCGCGTGAAACGTTATACAAAGATCTATTGTGCATGCTTTTTCCGCCTCCATgttaccgatcactatacattcaatggccaggtcacgatgttctaaagcgagttcgtaaaatgtatgtatccccttgctgcaaaacgttcttttataaacttcatagtgaaaccataccggttaaaacatggctacagaaaaagggtatctttgtctcttctgttaactgtcgcctttgtgacgtgccagagacgattgaacattgttttattagctgcaccgacgccatactattttgggatgtcctccaacggactttacaAAAAGACTTTCACatcaacgctcatactgtgcgatacctgctgccgaccgctgataatagtgccccttttgatatgttttttctcatcggaatgcacagtttgtggaaaacgcgaatgatggacagaaacgccgaaacggttgtacctacaagggtgaatttcatccaaatgacccTACACCTAAAGCAAGTTTATGATGAACTTGATACCCagccggactggtaccccattttggtgaggtgcctatccttaccacccttctaa